A genome region from Gossypium hirsutum isolate 1008001.06 chromosome A04, Gossypium_hirsutum_v2.1, whole genome shotgun sequence includes the following:
- the LOC107949139 gene encoding uncharacterized protein, producing the protein MVMMENSPTIMAPLLLRNTVKSVLIYADKSLLNLAGKYKLLEIIRYLIVTSFLFFLRLFLSFFPSHYLHSLKSENGYTFKPTQSSYIADSGIGDSGIGRSLWQLLVSVNDIPVSSTKYGIVRSLAERLIEGNNREDVEALREVNRRVLSAAFSRTICRVEAALIEMGTGSGQFRLDRVFRTVRDGVWSGRVREDVSSRLGNSAEKLVAELLWLTQKLVGCGFEEEAVERWASASNLAQLSVVAENRVQGSLVKVSAFLFRQTKDTGLEETEGGNKQRLRQTKMKMLITWLPLLCRGNNGNDIPVLSLSERAELEMILEDVIDMLQHEEQEQVLSLWLHHFTYCPSSDWPNLHASYARWCTTSRKLFFSSIKDVK; encoded by the exons ATGGTTATGATGGAGAACTCTCCAACAATTATGGCCCCATTACTCCTTCGAAATACGGTAAAATCAGTACTCATTTACGCCGACAAATCCCTCTTGAACTTAGCCGGAAAATACAAACTCCTCGAAATAATACGTTATTTGATCGtcacttcttttcttttctttctacgcttgtttctttcttttttcccttctcATTATTTACATTCCTTAAAATCCGAAAATGGCTACACGTTTAAGCCGACCCAAAGCAGTTACATCGCCGACTCCGGGATCGGCGACTCGGGGATCGGTCGGTCGCTTTGGCAGTTACTGGTTAGCGTTAATGACATTCCGGTTAGCTCGACCAAGTATGGGATCGTTCGATCTTTAGCGGAAAGGCTTATAGAAGGGAATAATAGGGAAGACGTTGAAGCTTTACGTGAAGTGAACCGGAGGGTTTTGTCGGCGGCTTTTTCAAGGACTATTTGCCGGGTTGAAGCTGCGTTGATTGAAATGGGGACCGGATCGGGTCAGTTTCGGTTGGATCGAGTTTTCCGGACGGTTCGGGATGGAGTGTGGAGCGGGAGGGTGAGGGAGGATGTGAGTAGCCGTTTGGGGAATTCGGCGGAGAAGTTGGTGGCTGAGCTGCTTTGGTTAACGCAGAAATTGGTTGGTTGCGGATTCGAGGAAGAGGCTGTTGAGAGATGGGCATCGGCTTCGAATTTGGCTCAGCTTTCGGTTGTGGCTGAAAACCGGGTTCAAGGTTCCCTCGTTAAGGTTTCGG CATTCTTATTCAGGCAAACGAAGGATACAGGTTTGGAAGAGACTGAAGGAGGCAACAAACAGAGGTTGAGGCAAACAAAGATGAAGATGCTAATTACATGGCTGCCATTGCTATGCAGAGGTAACAATGGCAACGACATACCGGTGTTGAGCCTAAGTGAAAGAGCCGAGCTCGAGATGATATTGGAAGACGTCATCGACATGTTACAACACGAGGAGCAAGAGCAAGTGCTTTCACTCTGGCTTCACCATTTCACGTATTGCCCATCCTCCGACTGGCCTAATCTCCATGCTTCGTACGCTCGCTGGTGCACCACTTCTCGCAAACTCTTTTTTTCCTCCATTAAAGATGTAAAGTAG
- the LOC107949140 gene encoding NADH:quinone reductase translates to MGWKGILGFDYGIVLAPMGHDIAGPELVAAVANAGGLALLHAPDWDSPEQLKELIRKTRELTDKPFGVGVLLPFPHKENIKAILEEKVAVLQVAWGECSKDLVLEAHNAGVMVVPQVGSLEEAKKVIDAGVDAIIVQGYEAGGHVIGQDGLISLLPRVVDAVAGCDIPVIAAGGIVDARGYVAALALGAKGICMGTRFLATQESYAHPTYKQKLIEHDETEYTNIFGRALWPGAPQRVLRTPFVCDWKSIPAHENESNQPIIGRSLIHGMETEIQRFSASDPNPTTTGEIENMALYAGQSVGLIKEILPAGEVVKRLVEGAQHLIRQRFNEESV, encoded by the exons ATGGGGTGGAAAGGAATTCTGGGTTTTGATTATGGAATAGTTTTAGCACCTATGGGCCATGATATTGCTGGACCTGAGCTCGTAGCTGCTGTTGCAAACGCTGGTGGCCTTGCCCTTCTTCATGCTCCTGATTGG GATTCACCAGAGCAGCTAAAGGAGCTGATAAGGAAGACACGAGAGCTAACTGATAAACCCTTTGGGGTTGGTGTTCTTTTGCCATTCCCTCACAAGGAGAACATAAAGGCTATATTGGAAGAAAAGGTGGCTGTTCTGCAAGTAGCGTGGGGTGAATGCTCAAAGGACCTTGTTTTAGAAGCTCATAATGCAGGGGTCATGGTTGTTCCTCAA GTTGGGAGTCTTGAGGAAGCAAAAAAAGTAATTGATGCGGGTGTAGATGCGATTATCGTTCAAGGCTATGAAGCTGGAGGGCACGTAATTGGACAG GATGGTCTAATTTCATTATTGCCACGAGTGGTTGATGCGGTGGCTGGTTGTGATATTCCGGTCATTGCTGCTGGGGGCATTGTAGATGCTCGTGGTTACGTGGCTGCCTTAGCTCTTGGTGCTAAAGGCATTTGCATGGGAACTAG GTTTCTTGCAACTCAAGAAAGCTATGCTCACCCAACATACAAACAGAAACTGATCGAACACGATGAAACCGAGTACACCAATATCTTCGGCAGAGCACTCTGGCCTGGTGCACCGCAGCGTGTCCTGCGAACGCCATTCGTCTGTGACTGGAAATCCATTCCTGCTCATGAAAACGAAAGTAATCAGCCCATCATCGGTCGATCACTAATACATGGCATG GAAACCGAAATCCAACGCTTTTCTGCTTCGGATCCCAATCCAACAACAACAGGTGAGATCGAAAACATGGCACTTTACGCAGGCCAAAGTGTCGGCCTAATCAAAGAGATTCTTCCTGCTGGAGAAGTAGTGAAGAGACTGGTTGAAGGGGCTCAACATTTGATCCGCCAAAGATTTAACGAGGAATCAGTCTAA